The Afipia massiliensis genome has a segment encoding these proteins:
- the groES gene encoding co-chaperone GroES: MAKTTFRPLHDRVVVKRIDAEEKTKGGIIIPDSAKEKPSQGRVVAVGPGGRDESGKLIPIDLKAGDTVLFGKWSGTEVKLDGEELLIMKESDIMGVLN; the protein is encoded by the coding sequence ATGGCCAAGACAACTTTTCGCCCGCTGCATGATCGTGTCGTCGTCAAGCGCATCGATGCTGAAGAGAAGACCAAAGGCGGCATCATCATTCCCGACAGTGCCAAAGAGAAGCCCTCGCAGGGTCGGGTTGTCGCCGTCGGCCCCGGTGGCCGTGACGAATCCGGCAAGCTGATCCCGATCGATCTGAAGGCCGGCGACACGGTGCTGTTCGGCAAGTGGTCCGGCACCGAAGTGAAGCTCGACGGTGAGGAACTCCTCATCATGAAAGAGTCCGACATCATGGGCGTGCTGAACTAA
- a CDS encoding MFS transporter has protein sequence MAGLQVLSSGPSRAVVVLSITQVLGWGVLFYPPALTMTHIAAAHGWSLAQALAGFSIALGVSGLCAPLACGLIDRHGGNLVMAFGALIGALGLLILPLADRYWLYVLGWMLLGVAMASILYDPAFTTLTRIFGTASRRPITLVTFAGGLASTVAWPVTHLLIEHGGWRSAYFVFAGVLVFIVAPLHAFALPRHAVHVPPPPVAGAPIAAPAKIIPPSGWPFILMATGFAAHAFVLSGTSTHLLAILQRGGLDAGTAVFIGALFGPAQVLTRFADFMTGGRLHPLWVARVSMALMACAFILLATAGFSIGIAALFALMYGAANGVVTIARGALPLAMFGAVGYGRVVGRISRPAQILQALAPFALAFVIERWSDQGALEISIAGILLALACFAALRRST, from the coding sequence ATGGCCGGGCTGCAGGTACTAAGCTCCGGGCCTAGCCGCGCGGTCGTTGTTCTTTCCATCACACAGGTGCTGGGCTGGGGCGTTCTGTTCTATCCGCCCGCGCTCACCATGACGCACATCGCCGCCGCCCATGGCTGGTCGCTGGCGCAGGCGCTGGCGGGGTTCTCCATCGCGCTTGGCGTCTCGGGTCTGTGCGCCCCGCTGGCTTGCGGATTGATCGATCGGCACGGCGGGAATCTGGTGATGGCCTTCGGCGCGCTGATCGGCGCGCTCGGCCTGCTGATCCTGCCGCTCGCGGATCGATACTGGCTCTATGTTCTGGGCTGGATGTTGCTCGGCGTCGCGATGGCGTCGATCCTCTATGATCCGGCATTCACCACCCTGACCCGCATCTTCGGGACAGCGTCGCGACGGCCGATCACGCTGGTGACGTTTGCCGGTGGCCTCGCCTCCACCGTGGCATGGCCCGTGACCCATTTATTGATCGAACACGGCGGATGGCGCAGTGCCTATTTCGTTTTCGCCGGCGTACTTGTTTTCATTGTCGCGCCGCTCCACGCATTTGCGCTGCCGCGCCACGCGGTGCATGTGCCGCCTCCGCCGGTGGCGGGCGCTCCGATAGCCGCCCCGGCCAAGATCATTCCGCCGAGCGGCTGGCCGTTCATTCTGATGGCCACGGGATTTGCAGCCCACGCCTTCGTGCTGTCCGGGACGTCCACGCATCTGCTCGCAATCCTGCAACGCGGTGGTCTCGATGCCGGGACGGCTGTGTTTATCGGGGCGCTGTTCGGGCCTGCTCAGGTTCTGACGCGGTTTGCCGATTTCATGACCGGAGGGCGATTGCATCCGCTCTGGGTGGCGCGCGTCTCGATGGCGTTGATGGCCTGCGCTTTCATCCTGCTGGCAACGGCAGGATTCTCCATCGGGATCGCGGCCCTGTTCGCCCTGATGTATGGCGCGGCCAACGGCGTGGTGACGATTGCGCGCGGTGCTTTGCCGCTGGCGATGTTCGGGGCTGTTGGATATGGGCGCGTGGTGGGGCGAATATCCCGGCCGGCGCAGATTCTCCAGGCGCTGGCGCCTTTCGCGCTGGCATTCGTGATCGAACGCTGGTCCGATCAGGGGGCTCTTGAGATCTCGATTGCAGGCATTCTGCTGGCGCTGGCGTGTTTCGCGGCGCTTCGGCGGTCGACATAA
- a CDS encoding protein phosphatase CheZ, translating into MAVQRKRFRIERIQSGDMPVLDLIEGDAAPHHNQIMSELRAIRAQMASHHNGPVAEQDANPSPQELTEAQQLLGSYRAQIEQCEKLKVELDLIHDAINRTKQEIAVLHGKSFSGDEMSKVTGELGAVVGGTEEATQQILEAAEAIDQAASALGKVMPPDQQAQLSEDIQERVVSIFEACNFQDLTGQRINKVMTTMKFIEHHINVMMEIWGGVDAIKQHAPAIIDTRVGDAKLLNGPKGMDDEGHASQDDIDAMFG; encoded by the coding sequence ATGGCCGTACAGCGTAAGCGATTTCGTATTGAAAGAATTCAGTCTGGCGATATGCCGGTACTCGACCTCATCGAAGGCGATGCCGCGCCGCATCACAATCAGATCATGAGCGAGCTGCGCGCCATTCGCGCGCAGATGGCATCTCATCACAACGGACCGGTCGCCGAGCAGGACGCAAATCCTTCGCCGCAGGAACTGACGGAAGCCCAGCAGCTCCTTGGAAGCTATCGCGCCCAAATCGAGCAGTGCGAAAAGCTGAAGGTCGAACTCGATCTGATTCACGACGCCATCAACCGCACCAAGCAGGAAATCGCGGTGCTGCACGGCAAGAGCTTCAGCGGCGACGAGATGTCGAAAGTCACCGGCGAACTGGGCGCAGTTGTCGGCGGGACCGAGGAAGCCACCCAGCAGATCCTCGAAGCCGCGGAGGCGATCGATCAGGCCGCCAGCGCGCTTGGCAAAGTGATGCCGCCAGATCAGCAGGCTCAGCTCAGTGAAGACATCCAGGAGCGCGTCGTCAGCATCTTCGAGGCCTGCAACTTCCAGGACCTCACCGGCCAGCGCATCAACAAGGTGATGACGACGATGAAGTTCATCGAGCATCACATCAACGTCATGATGGAAATCTGGGGCGGCGTCGATGCGATCAAGCAGCACGCTCCGGCCATCATCGACACCCGCGTCGGCGATGCCAAGCTGTTGAACGGCCCCAAGGGCATGGACGACGAGGGACACGCCTCGCAGGACGATATCGACGCGATGTTCGGCTAA
- a CDS encoding L,D-transpeptidase — translation MTRKMSLALMAGAVCFGASSIQAFAFDEPRVIYAQPPSTPPLPIRVAYQERSNMGGGLIEFLFSGGQSGDPNYQAPRYEQRYEQMPSRGGLPPMDPQYRQDMRQGDMGIEPVRPGMDPKFEKQVVEYSGRHAPGTLVIDTPNRFLYLVQGGGKALRYGIGVGKPGFEWSGVKTISAKKEWPAWTPPPEMLKRRPDLPRHMEGGPENPLGARAMYLGSSLYRIHGSNEPWTIGMAVSSGCIRMRNEDVIDLYGRVNVGTRVIVI, via the coding sequence ATGACCAGAAAAATGTCCCTCGCGCTCATGGCGGGCGCAGTGTGTTTTGGCGCCAGTTCCATACAGGCCTTCGCATTTGACGAGCCCCGCGTGATCTACGCGCAACCTCCGTCAACACCGCCGTTGCCGATCCGCGTTGCCTATCAAGAGCGATCCAATATGGGCGGCGGCTTGATCGAATTCCTTTTCAGCGGCGGTCAGTCCGGCGACCCGAATTATCAGGCGCCGCGCTACGAGCAACGCTATGAGCAGATGCCGTCGCGCGGGGGATTGCCGCCGATGGATCCGCAGTACCGTCAGGATATGCGTCAGGGCGATATGGGGATCGAACCTGTCCGTCCGGGGATGGACCCGAAATTCGAGAAGCAGGTGGTCGAATACAGTGGCCGGCATGCACCGGGCACGCTGGTGATCGATACGCCGAACCGGTTTCTTTATCTGGTGCAGGGCGGCGGCAAGGCGCTGCGCTACGGCATCGGTGTCGGCAAGCCGGGCTTCGAATGGTCCGGCGTGAAGACGATCTCCGCCAAGAAGGAATGGCCGGCGTGGACGCCGCCGCCGGAAATGCTCAAGCGCCGTCCCGATCTGCCGCGTCACATGGAAGGTGGTCCGGAAAATCCGCTCGGCGCGCGCGCGATGTATCTCGGCTCGTCGCTGTATCGCATTCACGGCTCCAATGAGCCGTGGACCATCGGCATGGCGGTCTCTTCGGGCTGCATCCGGATGCGCAACGAAGACGTGATCGATCTCTATGGCCGGGTGAACGTCGGCACGCGTGTTATCGTCATCTGA
- a CDS encoding DUF2076 domain-containing protein — MTPQERQLVDDLFDRLARLETSPREPDADAAIAQGLRRAPNAVYALVQTVLVQDEALRRADARIQELEGGAEQQQPSGGFLDSMRDAILGPGQGRGSVPSVRPGDGSQRGPVWNSGEALGQADARMGGDPRMNADPRMNDPRLNDSRLNDSRLNDPRSGNPGGGLFGGGNAGGGGGSFLGTAAATAAGVIGGSMLMNSIRGMMGGGSSQQQSLGNTAESGGSKMPWDNSSQSSGNLARDAGVNDVGKSGSGDSQRQSSYDQAQADTDQGHDDDDDYGDDDFDDGDSDFA, encoded by the coding sequence ATGACGCCACAGGAACGCCAACTCGTCGACGATCTGTTCGACCGCCTTGCGAGGCTGGAGACGTCGCCACGCGAGCCGGATGCGGATGCCGCGATCGCGCAGGGTTTGCGCCGCGCGCCCAACGCCGTCTACGCGCTCGTGCAGACCGTGCTGGTGCAGGACGAAGCGCTGAGGCGTGCCGACGCCCGCATTCAGGAACTCGAAGGCGGCGCCGAGCAGCAGCAACCCTCCGGCGGTTTCCTTGATTCGATGCGCGATGCGATTCTCGGCCCCGGTCAGGGTCGCGGTTCGGTGCCGAGCGTGCGTCCAGGAGACGGTTCGCAACGTGGTCCGGTCTGGAACAGCGGTGAGGCGCTGGGACAGGCCGACGCGCGCATGGGCGGCGATCCGCGCATGAACGCTGATCCCCGTATGAATGATCCAAGACTTAATGATTCAAGACTTAATGATTCAAGGCTCAATGATCCAAGGTCTGGAAATCCGGGTGGTGGACTGTTCGGCGGCGGCAATGCCGGTGGTGGCGGCGGCTCGTTCCTCGGAACAGCGGCGGCAACGGCGGCCGGTGTCATCGGCGGATCGATGCTGATGAACAGCATTCGCGGCATGATGGGCGGCGGGAGCAGCCAGCAGCAGAGCCTCGGCAACACCGCAGAGTCCGGCGGCAGCAAGATGCCGTGGGATAACAGCAGCCAGTCCTCGGGCAATCTCGCGCGCGATGCGGGCGTCAACGACGTCGGCAAGAGCGGCAGCGGCGACAGCCAGCGTCAGAGTTCTTACGATCAGGCGCAGGCCGACACCGATCAGGGCCACGATGACGATGATGATTACGGTGACGACGACTTCGATGATGGCGACAGCGATTTCGCCTGA